From Sediminibacterium sp. TEGAF015, a single genomic window includes:
- a CDS encoding tetratricopeptide repeat protein: MNKIYWLLLIAVNTILHPIQAQSTSDLLKAANNKVLFKNFKEAIPGLNKVIAAEKNAELLSRAFYLRGKAHAGLKLLKEAIADLDHSIQLMPENVEAINQRGSILLEQDKPEEALQAFNKAIEKNITYADAYINRSKALLKLNRLEEALEDIKKVVKASPNQVEPLLISASVKKAMMDMNGALQDCNKAIDLDENETEAYRIRAEIRQALGNYGAAVLDLNLAIEIDDSNEMLYFQLANTYFSSGDFKTAIKFYNKAILFNPKVAPFFLQRAQAKQKMNDKSGSCSDFSQAEKLGSLQAALLKKQFCK, encoded by the coding sequence ATGAACAAAATTTACTGGCTGTTATTGATTGCTGTAAACACCATTTTACACCCCATTCAGGCGCAGTCTACCAGCGATTTATTAAAAGCCGCGAATAATAAAGTATTATTTAAAAATTTTAAAGAAGCCATCCCGGGCCTCAACAAAGTGATTGCTGCCGAAAAAAACGCTGAACTGCTTTCCCGTGCTTTTTATTTAAGGGGTAAAGCGCATGCGGGATTAAAACTGCTGAAAGAGGCCATTGCCGACCTGGACCATTCCATCCAACTCATGCCAGAGAATGTGGAAGCCATTAATCAAAGGGGATCAATTCTGCTGGAGCAGGATAAACCCGAAGAAGCACTTCAGGCTTTTAACAAGGCCATCGAAAAAAATATAACCTATGCAGATGCCTATATAAACAGAAGTAAAGCCCTGTTGAAATTGAATCGGCTGGAAGAAGCATTGGAAGACATTAAAAAAGTAGTAAAAGCTTCTCCCAATCAAGTGGAACCCTTGCTAATCAGTGCTTCTGTAAAAAAAGCCATGATGGATATGAACGGGGCTTTACAGGATTGCAATAAAGCCATTGATTTAGATGAAAACGAAACAGAAGCTTACAGAATACGAGCCGAAATCAGGCAGGCCCTGGGTAATTATGGTGCTGCTGTTCTGGACCTGAATCTGGCTATTGAAATTGATGATAGTAACGAGATGCTTTATTTTCAACTGGCCAATACGTATTTCAGTTCAGGTGATTTTAAAACGGCCATTAAGTTTTATAATAAAGCCATTTTATTTAATCCTAAGGTTGCTCCCTTCTTTTTACAGAGGGCACAGGCTAAACAAAAAATGAACGATAAGTCAGGATCCTGCAGCGACTTTTCTCAGGCAGAAAAATTAGGTAGTTTGCAGGCAGCTTTGCTGAAGAAGCAGTTTTGTAAATAA
- a CDS encoding PepSY-like domain-containing protein: MKYLQFILALTLATGLFAQSVPTSKVPAAVQSGLTAKFPKATKVKWDKEGNDFEASFSVENRSMSILLNAKGEILETEEEIAANMVPAAALAYVQKNYPKTTIKEMAKITKQNGVVVYELEIKGKDLLFDTNGNLVKKN, from the coding sequence ATGAAGTACTTACAATTTATTTTAGCGCTTACATTGGCTACAGGCCTATTTGCTCAGTCTGTTCCAACTTCAAAGGTTCCTGCAGCAGTTCAATCCGGGTTAACAGCGAAATTTCCCAAAGCAACCAAAGTAAAGTGGGATAAAGAAGGTAATGATTTTGAAGCGAGTTTTAGTGTGGAAAATCGAAGTATGTCCATTCTGTTGAATGCCAAAGGAGAAATTCTTGAAACTGAAGAAGAAATTGCAGCCAACATGGTGCCTGCTGCAGCTTTAGCCTATGTGCAAAAAAATTATCCAAAGACTACCATCAAGGAAATGGCAAAAATTACCAAACAGAATGGGGTAGTTGTGTACGAATTGGAGATTAAGGGTAAAGATTTATTATTTGACACGAATGGTAATTTAGTAAAGAAAAATTAA
- a CDS encoding ATP-binding protein codes for MAKLIKREIFAQAEFKLSQFRALCITGPRQSGKTTLSKMLFKDKPYVNFETPSTQAAFLEAPQEFLKKYNKGAIFDEVQRVPLIFRYLQEMLDKNTQRGQYILTGSNNFLLQEQVSQSLAGRAGYLSLLPLSFEEISSAGLPSKTVDELIVNGGYPEIWQEKLQSSVWLESYVQTYVQRDIRLLKNINDLATFSRFVFLCANHAGQLVNREALAKGTGVDTKTIQSWLGLLESSFLVYQLQPWFNNANKRLIKSPKLYFYDTGLLCYLLGIQNKTQLRKHPQYGAIFENWIISEIQKNRINEGDTKPMYFYRDSTGNEVDLLVHKNNELFAVEIKSSTKVDSSMLKGLNHWNKYHPDANTLLIYGGEKADEIKPNQNILPWNQINQF; via the coding sequence ATGGCAAAATTGATTAAAAGGGAGATTTTTGCTCAGGCTGAATTTAAGTTGAGTCAGTTCAGGGCTTTATGTATTACAGGTCCAAGGCAAAGTGGTAAAACTACTTTGAGTAAGATGCTGTTTAAAGACAAGCCATATGTAAATTTTGAAACTCCCTCTACCCAAGCTGCTTTTCTGGAAGCCCCTCAGGAATTTTTAAAAAAATATAATAAGGGCGCCATATTTGATGAAGTACAGCGTGTGCCGCTTATATTCAGGTATCTGCAGGAAATGCTGGATAAGAATACCCAACGTGGCCAGTATATATTAACGGGGTCTAATAACTTTTTACTGCAGGAACAGGTGTCGCAATCTTTAGCAGGAAGAGCTGGATATTTGTCTTTATTGCCGCTGAGTTTTGAGGAAATATCGTCAGCGGGTTTGCCTTCAAAAACAGTTGATGAGCTCATTGTAAATGGAGGCTATCCGGAAATATGGCAGGAAAAGCTACAGTCTTCAGTTTGGCTGGAGAGTTATGTGCAAACCTATGTGCAGCGTGATATTCGTCTGCTTAAAAACATCAATGATTTAGCCACTTTTAGTCGGTTTGTATTTTTGTGCGCCAATCATGCAGGACAGTTGGTAAATAGAGAAGCTTTGGCAAAAGGCACAGGTGTTGATACAAAAACGATACAATCCTGGTTGGGTCTATTAGAAAGTAGTTTCTTGGTTTATCAATTGCAACCATGGTTTAATAATGCGAATAAACGCTTAATCAAGAGTCCCAAATTGTATTTTTATGATACTGGATTATTATGTTATCTATTAGGGATACAGAATAAAACACAACTAAGAAAACACCCTCAATACGGAGCCATTTTCGAAAACTGGATCATCTCTGAAATTCAAAAAAACCGTATAAATGAGGGGGATACAAAGCCCATGTATTTTTATAGAGATAGTACTGGAAACGAAGTTGATTTACTCGTTCATAAAAACAATGAGCTATTTGCTGTGGAAATTAAATCTTCTACAAAAGTTGATTCGTCTATGCTTAAAGGGTTGAATCATTGGAACAAATATCATCCGGATGCTAATACTTTATTAATTTACGGGGGAGAGAAAGCCGATGAAATAAAGCCCAATCAAAACATATTGCCCTGGAATCAAATTAATCAGTTTTAA
- a CDS encoding amidohydrolase, with product MKKIFFLFFVAALTACNSNKVDTIVHHAKIYTVDSAFTVVEAMAIKDGKIVATGTNDDITGKYKADSVVDAKGAAVYPGFIDAHAHFLGYASSLFQVELYNTSTWEETVDRIVAFAKAHPEIKFIQGRGWDQNKWPGKKFPTNELLNKYFPNTPVVIQRVDGHASIANDAALSLAGIKPGDKVVGGEIETINGKLTGVMIDNGDAAVYAKIPAPTKEEWASWLKTAEKNCFAQGLTTITDCGLSHQDVDLIDGLHKSNQLNMRLYVMLSDNPDNYNVYLKKGPYKTDKLFVNGFKVYADGALGSRGACLLKHYTDKPGWGGFLLRNKSHYDSLANVLSKTEFQMCTHAIGDSANREILTIYNKYLQPGNDKRWRIEHAQIVAPEDFQLFGKVNVVPSVQPTHGTSDMYWAESRLGRERMKGAYAFKDLLKQNGWIPLGTDFPVEDISTFKTFLASVVRKDAAGYPAEGFQMENALSREETIKGMTIWAAKAGFLDKEVGSLEAGKKADFIILDKDLMSVPETDILKTKVTATYLGGKRVH from the coding sequence ATGAAAAAAATATTCTTCCTTTTTTTTGTTGCAGCACTAACTGCTTGCAACTCAAATAAAGTGGATACCATTGTACACCACGCTAAAATTTATACTGTAGATTCTGCCTTTACTGTGGTGGAAGCCATGGCTATTAAAGATGGTAAAATTGTAGCAACCGGAACCAATGATGACATCACTGGTAAATACAAGGCGGACAGTGTAGTAGATGCCAAAGGAGCAGCGGTGTATCCTGGATTTATTGATGCACATGCCCACTTCCTGGGATATGCATCTTCTTTGTTTCAGGTGGAGTTGTACAATACCAGCACCTGGGAAGAAACGGTTGATCGCATAGTAGCATTTGCCAAAGCACATCCGGAAATTAAATTCATACAGGGGAGAGGATGGGATCAGAATAAATGGCCCGGCAAGAAATTTCCAACCAACGAATTGCTGAATAAATATTTTCCAAACACACCTGTGGTAATTCAGCGGGTGGATGGCCATGCTTCTATCGCTAACGATGCTGCTTTGTCATTAGCTGGCATTAAGCCAGGTGATAAAGTAGTAGGTGGAGAAATTGAAACCATCAATGGAAAACTGACCGGTGTCATGATTGATAACGGAGACGCAGCTGTATATGCCAAGATACCTGCTCCAACCAAAGAGGAATGGGCAAGCTGGCTGAAAACAGCAGAGAAGAATTGCTTTGCACAGGGGTTGACCACCATTACGGATTGCGGGTTAAGCCACCAGGATGTGGATTTAATAGATGGTCTGCATAAGAGCAATCAATTGAACATGCGCCTGTATGTAATGTTGTCTGATAATCCGGACAATTACAATGTGTACTTAAAGAAAGGTCCATATAAGACCGATAAATTATTTGTGAACGGATTTAAAGTGTATGCCGATGGCGCACTGGGAAGCCGCGGTGCTTGTTTATTAAAACATTATACTGATAAACCAGGATGGGGTGGATTTTTATTGCGCAACAAAAGCCACTACGATTCATTGGCCAATGTGTTGAGCAAGACAGAATTTCAAATGTGTACCCATGCTATTGGAGACAGTGCAAACAGGGAGATCTTAACCATCTATAACAAATACTTGCAACCAGGCAACGACAAGCGCTGGAGAATAGAGCATGCACAAATTGTAGCACCCGAAGATTTTCAGTTGTTTGGCAAAGTGAATGTAGTTCCTTCAGTACAACCCACGCACGGAACAAGTGATATGTACTGGGCAGAATCCAGACTGGGTAGGGAAAGAATGAAAGGCGCTTATGCATTCAAAGATTTATTGAAGCAGAATGGATGGATTCCATTGGGAACTGATTTCCCGGTAGAAGATATTTCCACTTTTAAAACTTTCCTGGCTTCCGTTGTGCGCAAAGATGCAGCAGGTTATCCTGCAGAAGGATTTCAAATGGAGAATGCATTATCCCGCGAAGAAACCATTAAGGGCATGACCATCTGGGCTGCCAAAGCAGGATTCCTCGATAAAGAAGTTGGAAGCCTAGAAGCAGGGAAGAAAGCAGATTTTATTATTCTGGATAAAGACCTTATGTCTGTTCCTGAAACTGATATTCTGAAAACAAAAGTTACGGCAACTTATCTAGGTGGTAAGCGGGTGCATTAA
- a CDS encoding lipoprotein signal peptidase, with amino-acid sequence MKAKQIILLILAILLIDQGSKFYIKLNFYTGEEHNVLGTWFRLHFVENEGMAWGWKFGGEFGKIALTLFRLVAVIWGSFLIRNFIRQKQHKGFLICAALIYAGALGNLIDSLFYGLIFEASNPFTQNVATFLPAGGGYAGLFHGKVVDMLYFPIITNSHYPTWIPIVGGEEFEFFRPVFNVADMAISIGVIAILIFQNKFFNKHEEAQHNTVVTNADVSDKTQIF; translated from the coding sequence GTGAAAGCAAAACAGATTATCCTTCTTATACTCGCGATCCTGCTGATTGATCAGGGATCCAAGTTCTATATTAAACTGAATTTTTATACCGGTGAAGAGCACAATGTGCTGGGCACCTGGTTCAGGCTGCATTTTGTAGAAAATGAAGGCATGGCCTGGGGCTGGAAGTTTGGCGGCGAATTCGGTAAAATTGCCTTGACTTTGTTCCGATTGGTAGCGGTTATCTGGGGTAGTTTCCTGATCCGGAATTTTATCCGTCAGAAACAGCACAAGGGATTCTTGATTTGTGCTGCGCTGATTTATGCTGGTGCATTGGGCAATCTGATTGATAGTCTTTTTTACGGGTTGATTTTTGAAGCCAGCAATCCTTTTACTCAAAACGTAGCAACCTTTTTACCAGCTGGCGGAGGCTATGCCGGTTTGTTTCATGGGAAAGTGGTAGACATGTTGTACTTCCCCATTATCACCAACTCACATTATCCAACATGGATTCCGATTGTTGGTGGCGAAGAGTTTGAATTTTTCAGACCCGTATTCAACGTGGCTGATATGGCTATCTCTATTGGTGTAATCGCCATTTTAATTTTTCAGAACAAGTTCTTCAATAAGCATGAAGAAGCCCAGCACAACACGGTTGTGACGAATGCAGATGTGAGCGACAAGACGCAGATTTTTTAA
- a CDS encoding response regulator transcription factor gives MKILIIEDEKDLAMSMCQFLSEHDFLCEWVITRESALDKIGIYEYDCILLDLMLPDGDGFEILKAIRSQNKLEGVIIISAKDTLETRIEGLQMGADDFLIKPFHISELMVRIQALIRRRKFSGSNRLVFNEIEVDYLEKLIFVHQKPVDFTKKETDLLFYLISNKNRVLSKNAIAEHLSGDMADMLDNHDFVYAHIKNLKKKLMQAGAGDYIKSVYGLGYKWEYES, from the coding sequence ATGAAAATTTTAATCATAGAAGATGAGAAAGACCTAGCCATGAGCATGTGTCAGTTCTTATCGGAACATGATTTTCTTTGCGAATGGGTAATCACCAGGGAATCTGCACTTGATAAAATAGGTATTTATGAATACGATTGTATTCTGTTAGATCTAATGTTGCCAGATGGCGATGGCTTTGAAATCTTGAAAGCCATTCGCTCTCAAAATAAATTGGAGGGCGTAATTATTATTTCAGCCAAAGACACCCTTGAAACCAGAATTGAAGGATTGCAAATGGGGGCAGACGACTTTTTAATTAAGCCCTTTCATATTTCTGAGTTGATGGTCAGGATTCAGGCATTAATCAGAAGACGTAAGTTCAGTGGTAGCAATCGATTGGTTTTTAATGAAATTGAAGTGGATTATCTCGAAAAGCTGATTTTTGTTCACCAGAAACCTGTTGATTTTACCAAGAAAGAGACCGATCTGTTGTTTTATTTAATCAGTAATAAAAACAGGGTTTTATCAAAAAACGCCATTGCAGAGCATCTTTCAGGCGATATGGCTGATATGCTCGATAATCATGATTTTGTATATGCCCATATTAAGAATCTAAAAAAGAAATTGATGCAAGCTGGTGCAGGAGATTATATCAAGTCGGTTTACGGGCTTGGCTATAAATGGGAATATGAAAGCTAA
- a CDS encoding TonB-dependent receptor domain-containing protein, with amino-acid sequence MSRISKIYFLLFFALPFAIAAQKQNITLSGQVMNARDKSPLAFVNVILKKKVDSSFVTGAVSNEQGRFVLSAVPTGNYIVEYQIVGFEKLSKSILIGSLSAFLDLGVADLVATTNTLQEVVVNSNKQNDISNAMDKKTYSLANNISQTGGSVLQALKNLPGITSGQDGKVALRGSDKVAILIDGRQTALTGFNSQSGLENLPASAIEKIEIINNPSAKYDANGAAGIINIIFKKNKQEGFNGKVGLTTGLGALWQKKENLPDIRPQYQRTPKINPSLSLNYRKKKINAFFQGDWLYTETLNKNEFVTRTYQDGTVINQQTKRNRNTHFLTTKAGLDWNISENDQFSVSVLYGTEKIMDRGDEPFFNKDLSNRLRLWQFLEDELKTTVMASVNYVHKFSQPGHQLNIGYNYTFHREDEKYFFENKMPTYTGLDSFKVLSDEHVSDFNLDYTKPLPYGHIEAGVKFRYRNIPTNMTFKPGINSPLDTGAGGQATYSEVIPAAYANYVFENEKIEAEAGVRVEYVNLKYKVNPNHNTYKSDGYNYTEPFPNIRLAYKFNEQSKISLFYTRRVDRPNEVDIRIFPKYDDAEIIKVGNPGLKPQFTNSIELGYKTSYNKGFFYAAAYRKNTKATINRIATQVPPSTLIYNVFQNTGNSSNTGVEFIWQNSFSNVFSLNANLNIYQNIIEAFSVVNQYPVTSLYTAAQDKLTSGNFKLNGTFKLSSNSELQVASIYLAPDLIPQGKVGTRYSLDIGFKKQLRDKKTELLINATDLLNTMRVKREIKGAGFTLVSNDYYETQVFRIGLMHKF; translated from the coding sequence ATGAGCCGAATTTCAAAAATCTATTTCCTCTTATTTTTTGCACTGCCATTTGCCATTGCAGCACAAAAGCAGAATATTACACTTTCAGGGCAGGTTATGAATGCCAGGGATAAATCACCCTTGGCATTTGTGAATGTTATATTGAAGAAAAAAGTAGATTCCTCTTTTGTTACAGGTGCTGTGTCTAACGAGCAAGGAAGATTTGTGCTCAGTGCCGTTCCTACGGGTAATTACATTGTTGAGTACCAAATAGTAGGTTTTGAAAAGCTAAGTAAGAGCATACTGATAGGGTCATTAAGTGCATTTTTAGATTTAGGAGTTGCAGATTTAGTAGCAACTACAAATACTTTACAGGAAGTAGTGGTTAATTCAAACAAGCAAAATGATATCAGTAATGCAATGGATAAAAAGACGTATTCTCTGGCCAACAATATCAGCCAAACAGGAGGTTCGGTTTTGCAAGCTTTGAAAAACTTGCCCGGAATAACCAGTGGTCAGGATGGTAAGGTTGCATTGCGGGGAAGTGATAAGGTCGCAATTCTGATTGATGGACGTCAAACGGCTTTAACAGGTTTTAATAGTCAGTCTGGTTTAGAAAATTTACCCGCATCTGCAATTGAAAAAATTGAAATTATCAACAATCCATCTGCTAAATACGATGCAAATGGGGCAGCTGGTATTATCAACATTATTTTCAAAAAAAACAAGCAGGAAGGTTTTAATGGAAAAGTAGGACTAACAACAGGTTTAGGAGCCCTTTGGCAAAAAAAGGAAAACCTGCCAGATATTCGTCCACAATACCAACGCACTCCCAAAATCAATCCTTCCTTATCGCTTAATTACCGTAAGAAAAAGATCAATGCTTTTTTTCAAGGAGATTGGTTGTACACTGAAACGTTGAATAAAAACGAATTTGTAACCAGAACCTATCAAGACGGAACGGTTATTAATCAACAAACAAAACGAAACCGTAATACACACTTTCTTACGACCAAAGCAGGCTTAGACTGGAATATCAGTGAGAATGACCAATTTTCTGTTTCGGTACTTTATGGTACTGAAAAAATAATGGATAGGGGAGATGAGCCATTTTTCAATAAAGATTTATCCAATCGTTTAAGATTGTGGCAATTCTTAGAAGACGAGTTAAAGACAACTGTAATGGCTTCGGTTAATTATGTTCACAAGTTTAGTCAACCCGGTCATCAACTCAACATTGGTTATAATTATACCTTTCACCGCGAAGACGAAAAGTATTTCTTCGAAAATAAAATGCCAACGTATACTGGCCTGGATTCCTTTAAAGTGCTTTCTGATGAACATGTTTCAGACTTTAATCTAGATTATACCAAGCCTTTACCATACGGACATATTGAAGCAGGGGTAAAATTTAGGTATCGTAATATTCCAACCAATATGACTTTTAAGCCAGGAATCAACTCGCCTTTGGATACAGGTGCTGGTGGTCAGGCAACTTATTCTGAAGTAATTCCTGCAGCCTATGCCAATTATGTTTTTGAAAATGAAAAGATAGAAGCTGAGGCAGGCGTAAGGGTAGAATATGTAAACTTAAAGTATAAAGTAAATCCCAACCACAATACCTATAAAAGTGATGGATACAATTATACTGAACCTTTTCCCAATATTCGGCTGGCATATAAATTTAATGAGCAAAGTAAAATCTCTTTATTTTATACCCGAAGGGTGGATAGGCCGAACGAAGTGGACATCAGAATCTTCCCTAAGTACGATGATGCCGAAATTATCAAAGTAGGCAATCCGGGCTTGAAGCCACAATTCACCAACTCAATTGAATTGGGTTATAAAACATCTTATAATAAAGGTTTTTTTTATGCCGCTGCCTATCGAAAAAATACAAAAGCAACAATTAACAGAATTGCCACGCAAGTGCCTCCGAGTACCTTGATTTATAACGTTTTCCAAAATACGGGGAATAGCAGTAATACGGGCGTAGAATTCATTTGGCAAAATTCCTTTTCAAATGTTTTCTCTCTAAATGCCAACTTGAATATTTATCAGAACATCATTGAGGCATTCAGTGTGGTAAATCAATATCCAGTTACCTCTCTTTATACAGCAGCGCAAGACAAGCTAACTTCTGGTAATTTTAAATTGAATGGCACGTTCAAGCTTTCGTCCAATTCCGAATTGCAGGTAGCCAGCATATACCTAGCCCCGGATTTAATCCCACAGGGAAAAGTAGGCACCCGCTATTCCTTGGATATTGGTTTTAAAAAACAATTAAGGGATAAGAAAACGGAACTTTTGATTAATGCAACAGATCTATTGAACACCATGCGGGTAAAACGTGAAATTAAAGGTGCAGGATTTACATTAGTCAGCAATGACTATTATGAAACACAGGTTTTTAGAATAGGGTTAATGCATAAGTTTTAA
- a CDS encoding PorT family protein, translating into MKLKLLFTTAILAISTFSLLAQDKKRKEIGFLVGLQRSNLDYNQITTMNVSEEAKSNIGGSFFLNSRLIGHFITLRTELGFYSKGGTYRGGTVDETNLSYVAAPALMLQTKIGFLKAYAGPQLGFLITAKSKTGNLEQDVKAAYKTTELMGVVGAEMNLPLRLMAGVRYNFGISNINEIAQTTSRPGMYMLYVGLRLHK; encoded by the coding sequence ATGAAACTAAAACTTTTATTCACCACCGCTATTCTGGCTATTTCAACCTTCAGCCTGCTGGCTCAGGACAAAAAAAGGAAAGAAATAGGATTCCTTGTTGGGCTGCAAAGATCCAATCTTGATTATAATCAAATTACCACTATGAACGTTTCGGAAGAAGCAAAGAGCAATATTGGTGGATCGTTTTTTCTGAATTCCAGATTAATTGGTCATTTTATTACCCTAAGAACCGAATTGGGATTTTATTCCAAAGGCGGAACCTATAGAGGCGGAACCGTAGATGAAACCAATCTGTCTTATGTAGCAGCGCCCGCATTGATGCTGCAAACAAAAATTGGCTTTTTAAAAGCATATGCTGGTCCGCAATTGGGTTTCCTGATTACGGCTAAATCCAAAACCGGAAATCTAGAACAAGATGTAAAAGCTGCATACAAAACCACCGAATTAATGGGTGTGGTAGGAGCAGAAATGAATTTGCCATTGCGATTAATGGCGGGTGTTCGCTATAATTTTGGAATATCCAATATCAATGAAATTGCTCAGACAACCAGTAGACCCGGCATGTATATGCTATATGTTGGATTGAGATTACATAAATAA
- a CDS encoding sensor histidine kinase, translated as MKAKLLHKTLRFYLYYAVILFVIASPVFYFVIQQLYQREADDTLQLHRNEFVINVLPNFSQNDVVNWNKFNRNIQLIPINTFQNDTFFTTNYYDSLEAELEPYRVLNSTIVLDGKFYQFSSKFNLVENEDIIRNIFLLFLGILLLLVLGILIITKIISVSLWKPFYSALDQIEAFEIDKRFTYTEIKSSVAEFDRLNNSVKKLIEKNLDIYQNQKEFIENAAHELQTPLAVFKAKVDALMQYPDLKEEHYVIINSIHDNVSKLFRINKNLLLLSKIENSSYQQSESISLIGALSKNIEFFKEQAVTKQIQIETFYASDITLNANTVLLDILISNLFLNAIKYNLENGFIRISIANNILYFDNTGIDKALPKELLFKRFSMQNVGENSSGLGLSIIKKITDLYRWTIDYQYKDGYHQFQVRF; from the coding sequence ATGAAAGCTAAGTTGCTCCATAAAACGCTAAGGTTTTACCTTTATTACGCAGTTATCTTGTTTGTAATTGCATCTCCTGTTTTTTATTTTGTAATTCAGCAGTTGTATCAACGTGAAGCAGACGATACGTTACAATTGCACAGAAATGAGTTTGTTATTAATGTCCTGCCGAATTTTTCACAGAATGACGTTGTTAATTGGAACAAGTTCAATAGAAATATTCAGCTGATTCCAATTAATACTTTTCAGAACGACACCTTCTTTACCACCAATTATTATGATTCTTTAGAGGCAGAGCTAGAGCCATATCGGGTATTGAATTCTACCATTGTTTTAGATGGTAAATTTTATCAGTTTTCCTCAAAATTTAATCTGGTTGAAAATGAAGATATCATCCGCAATATCTTTTTATTGTTTCTTGGTATTTTACTTTTATTGGTACTCGGGATTCTCATCATCACAAAAATAATTTCAGTATCACTGTGGAAACCTTTTTATAGTGCACTCGATCAGATTGAAGCGTTTGAAATTGATAAGCGCTTTACTTATACCGAAATAAAATCAAGCGTTGCAGAATTTGATCGACTCAATAACAGTGTGAAGAAACTGATTGAGAAAAATCTGGATATTTATCAGAATCAAAAAGAGTTTATAGAGAATGCGGCACATGAATTACAAACCCCTCTGGCAGTATTCAAGGCTAAAGTAGATGCATTGATGCAATACCCCGATTTAAAGGAGGAGCATTATGTCATTATTAATTCCATTCATGATAATGTATCTAAGCTTTTTAGAATCAATAAAAACTTATTACTATTATCTAAAATTGAAAACAGTAGTTATCAGCAATCAGAATCAATTTCATTAATTGGGGCTCTATCTAAAAACATTGAATTCTTTAAGGAACAGGCAGTCACTAAGCAAATACAAATTGAGACATTTTATGCTTCTGATATTACATTAAATGCAAACACAGTCTTGTTGGATATTTTAATCAGCAATTTATTTCTGAATGCTATTAAGTATAATCTCGAAAATGGATTTATTCGAATTTCAATAGCCAATAATATCCTTTATTTTGATAATACTGGGATTGATAAGGCTTTGCCTAAAGAACTATTGTTTAAAAGGTTTTCTATGCAGAACGTCGGGGAAAATAGCTCTGGTCTTGGGTTATCTATTATAAAAAAAATTACTGATCTCTATCGATGGACAATCGATTACCAATATAAGGATGGATACCATCAATTTCAGGTCAGATTTTAA